One stretch of Gemmatimonadota bacterium DNA includes these proteins:
- the pth gene encoding aminoacyl-tRNA hydrolase — protein sequence MGRSPESVDFIVFGLGNPGAEYARTRHNLGVMVVDALAGGSEGAFRAGAGSWVERRFTEGRRTGVLARSLLWMNRCGESAREVLDSHAVAPEDFLAVSDDLDLPLGRVRFRRDGGEGGHRGIRSVIEALGTEAFPRLRLGIGRPEVEAARAGVVEHVLDAFREEEREAVDRTVAVAVDGVRFFLREGVDAAMNEFNAG from the coding sequence ATGGGGCGAAGTCCTGAATCTGTGGATTTCATCGTCTTCGGGCTGGGAAATCCGGGCGCGGAATACGCCCGGACCCGGCACAACCTGGGCGTGATGGTCGTAGACGCGCTGGCCGGGGGTTCCGAAGGAGCGTTCCGTGCGGGCGCGGGCTCCTGGGTGGAGCGTCGCTTTACGGAAGGTCGGCGAACGGGAGTTCTGGCGCGTTCGCTCTTGTGGATGAATCGGTGCGGGGAGTCGGCGCGTGAGGTTCTGGACTCGCACGCCGTCGCCCCGGAGGACTTTCTGGCCGTTTCGGATGATCTGGATCTCCCCCTCGGGCGGGTTCGATTTCGTCGGGACGGGGGCGAGGGCGGGCACCGGGGGATTCGCTCGGTGATCGAGGCTTTGGGAACGGAGGCGTTTCCCCGCTTGAGGCTGGGGATCGGTCGTCCGGAGGTGGAGGCGGCGCGTGCGGGCGTTGTGGAGCATGTGCTGGACGCGTTCCGGGAAGAGGAGCGCGAGGCGGTCGATCGGACCGTGGCCGTGGCGGTGGATGGTGTCCGGTTTTTCCTTCGGGAGGGCGTGGACGCGGCCATGAACGAGTTCAACGCCGGCTGA